A window from Chaetodon trifascialis isolate fChaTrf1 chromosome 5, fChaTrf1.hap1, whole genome shotgun sequence encodes these proteins:
- the LOC139331250 gene encoding synaptopodin, with translation MEMEKGHMSIRRGVSWSPGGLRKPLQATQNMHTPGTECHASWEKAGFNKEQMSPKTNLTRSASLSEKELKEARVRSQIIAAQLTIPSNSSSRGVQLFNRRKQRVNAFTLASCGEGSEEDRAGNVKTDPSFNKLTWAERSSEEKDRDLNFKNSTTKPLLSQPGRVHSVGDITEDPGKDFHKDEDMEDCVIQERHFLPVKEEQEEEEESRDKIHEELEDKVKDEIPPGHNDTDPVLIAHAQGDAEVNGGHTVPDPPGKLLNGCHSTSGPERVSVPTAKQTNTIINRTARPFFSPLTVQSPEAASPIMDIPPPPSYATPPLPAFTAPQPVAFSPPPPPPSYPTPPLPAFTNQPPQAYYSSPPPMSPVTSPTSPPPSQFPVSSVSQYPLMPHYGPPTAPKPSTFIPQPAGERKQMTQIKTGILEEGAARRANKKSMFTFKEKPVVAPNPELLSLVQGVDERKKHGHRSVPEPASEEELLVLGAEASNFLAKEEDRDEDTRAPEWASCLKSSRTRPRAEHRPEQTLTNVSGKGAELFAKRQSRMEKYVVEKQNAGQIRSPSPTMSLPPSWVYPSNMPGRVKAIAKSSDMSAQLSQNLKAQQAVKQKPKQKAPAPEPVPEPPPLENGCSKIEMDLSRHRPYQLNSSLFILNPAKDPLSTLPRGAPQSKNPMSTQPFSRQTSLPNNPPSHFSTQRMSPQLPLSPTRGAEYPSNPASWQPRISSPMSAFSPERVSSPRSGVQTPRPTFSAKKAGITAQTPKDSSPVETSSETPPPNRTPSLIRRFSSPEGPTTGTWTPGLQTNRPSTTVSSRSVTSPVSSPRGTRCQSPVASQNIQFSSTPFSKTTSRPSQTSTATSPRSPWGSRCQSPMISQNTQSSSIASIPGFRPPQTSTTTSPLSPPWGSRCQSPLVNQHTQSSTVTSVYTSRPSQTSTATSPRSPSWGSRCQSPMVSQHSSTVITTPRPTQTSTVTSPVSPPWGSRSQSPALSPTSLSFSTTKPLYTSSATSPVPLPKDSCCMSPVVNNVDSKANHRLLAKNIINAAKRKNSPSPGALSGHNLPISPLGNSHHGYDCHKPPISPFQSRALGTQSPTFTSPPPTPTQRICSPVRLYNTRSLTDSDASVESEDSGLRSPGLHSYNTCPRGWGGSLRVKRSTISTDL, from the exons ATCTCACCCGAAGTGCCAGTTTATCAGAGAAGGAGCTAAAGGAGGCTCGTGTCAGGAGTCAGATCATTGCCGCTCAGCTCACCATCCCCTCTAACTCCAGCTCCAGAGGCGTGCAGCTCTTCAACCGGCGCAAACAGAGGGTCAACGCCTTCACACTTGCAAGCTGTGGAGAGGggtcagaggaggacagagctggGAATGTGAAAACCGACCCCTCATTTAACAAACTAACATgggcagagaggagcagtgaggaaaAGGATAGAGACCTGAACTTTAAAAATAGCACTACCAAGCCACTCTTGTCACAACCTGGGAGGGTGCATTCAGTAGGCGATATCACGGAGGACCCAGGTAAGGATTTTCACAAGGACGAGGACATGGAGGACTGTGTAATCCAAGAGAGACATTTCCTCCCTGTcaaggaagagcaggaggaagaggaagaatcaAGAGATAAAATCCACGAGGAGCTTGAGGACAAAGTCAAGGATGAGATTCCCCCTGGACATAATGATACTGATCCAGTTCTGATTGCACATGCTCAAGGGGACGCAGAGGTAAATGGGGGTCACACAGTGCCAGATCCCCCTGGAAAGCTTCTGAATGGCTGCCACAGTACCTCTGGACCTGAGAGGGTGTCTGTGCCCACAGCCAAGCAGACAAACACCATCATTAATCGAACTGCCAGGCCTTTTTTCTCACCGTTGACAGTGCAGTCTCCAGAGGCAGCCAGCCCTATCATGGAcattccccctcctccttcgtacgccactcctcctctccctgctttcACTGCTCCACAACCTGTGGCTTTCTCACCCCCGCCTCCGCCTCCATCATATCCCACACCTCCTCTACCAGCTTTTACAAACCAACCCCCTCAGGCCTACTACTCCAGTCCACCTCCGATGTCTCCTGTCACGTCCCCTacctctcctccaccatcccAGTTCCCTGTTTCCTCAGTATCCCAATACCCACTCATGCCCCATTATGGCCCTCCCACAGCCCCCAAACCATCCACTTTCATtcctcagcctgctggagagaggaagcagatgACACAGATCAAAACAGGAATACTTGAGGAGGGTGCAGCTAGAAGGGCAAATAAGAAGTCAATGTTCACGTTCAAAGAGAAGCCAGTGGTAGCGCCGAACCCTGAGCTGCTCTCTCTGGTGCAGGGGGTggatgagaggaagaaacatgGACATAGATCTGTGCCTGAGCCAGCATCCGAGGAAGAGTTGCTGGTGCTGGGTGCAGAGGCCTCCAACTTCCTTGCCAAGGAAGAGGACAGGGATGAGGATACAAGAGCTCCAGAGTGGGCTTCCTGCCTCAAGAGCTCAAGGACCCGACCGAGGGCAGAGCACAGGCCAGAGCAGACCCTCACCAATGTATCAGGAAAGGGGGCTGAGCTGTTTGCCAAGCGTCAGTCAAGGATGGAGAAATATGTTGTTGAGAAACAAAATGCAGGGCAAATTAGGTCTCCTTCTCCCACAAtgtctctgcctccatcttGGGTGTACCCATCAAATATGCCTGGCAGGGTCAAGGCCATTGCTAAAAGCTCTGACATGAGTGCTCAGCTTTCACAAAACCTAAAGGCCCAACAAGCAGTCAAgcaaaaaccaaagcaaaaagCTCCAGCACCAGAGCCAGTTCCTGAGCCGCCTCCATTAGAAAATGGTTGCTCCAAGATAGAGATGGACCTGTCCAGGCATCGGCCTTACCAACTTAACTCATCCCTCTTCATCCTTAACCCTGCCAAAGACCCACTTAGTACTCTACCTAGAGGAGCACCACAGTCCAAGAACCCGATGTCTACCCAGCCTTTCTCTAGACAGACTTCCTTACCTAATAACCCTCCCTCTCACTTCAGTACCCAGCGCATGTCTCCACAACTGCCACTCAGCCCCACAAGAGGAGCAGAATATCCATCAAATCCAGCGTCTTGGCAGCCTAGAATCAGTTCTCCTATGTCTGCCTTTTCTCCAGAGCGAGTGTCCTCTCCTCGGTCAGGGGTCCAGACACCGAGGCCAACGTTTTCTGCCAAGAAGGCAGGGATTACAGCACAG ACACCTAAGGACTCCTCCCCAGTTGAAACCTCCAGTGAGACGCCCCCACCAAACAGGACACCAAGCCTCATCAGACGTTTCAGCAGCCCAGAGGGCCCCACCACTGGGACTTGGACTCCTGGCCTCCAAACTAATCGCCCGTCCACCACCGTCTCTAGCCGCTCAGTTACTTCTCCTGTGTCCTCTCCCAGGGGAACAAGATGCCAATCCCCTGTGGCTAGTCAGAATATCCAGTTTTCCTCCACTCCTTTCTCCAAAACAACATCCAGACCCTCTCAAACATCTACAGCCACCTCTCCACGCTCTCCTTGGGGTTCAAGATGTCAGTCCCCAATGATAAGCCAGAATACCCAGTCTTCCAGCATTGCCTCCATTCCTGGTTTCAGACCTCCCCAAACTTCTACGACTActtctcctctttcccctccttGGGGCTCAAGATGCCAGTCTCCATTAGTAAACCAGCATACCCAGTCTTCCACTGTCACCTCTGTCTACACATCCAGACCTTCCCAAACCTCCACAGCCACATCCCCACGCTCTCCTTCTTGGGGATCAAGATGCCAGTCTCCAATGGTAAGCCAGCATTCTTCCACTGTCATCACTACACCCAGACCAACCCAAACATCTACAGTCACATCTCCAGTCTCCCCTCCTTGGGGTTCACGTTCCCAGTCTCCTGCACTCTCTCCGACCAGTTTATCCTTTTCCACCACAAAGCCTCTGTACACATCCTCTGCCACCTCTCCTGTTCCCCTACCCAAAGACAGTTGCTGCATGTCCCCCGTCGTTAATAACGTAGACTCTAAAGCCAACCATCGCCTACTGGCCAAGAACATCATCAACGCAGCCAAACGTAAAAACAGTCCCTCCCCTGGAGCATTGAGTGGTCACAACCTCCCCATCTCACCTCTGGGGAATTCCCACCATGGCTACGACTGCCACAAACCACCCATCAGCCCTTTCCAGTCGCGGGCATTGGGGACACAGTCTCCTACCTTCACCAGCCCTCCTCCCACTCCAACACAGAGGATCTGCTCCCCTGTGAGGCTCTACAACACTCGCTCCCTCACCGACTCTGATGCCTCTGTTGAGTCTGAAGACTCAGGCCTCCGATCGCCTGGCCTGCACTCCTACAACACTTGTCCCCGCGGCTGGGGCGGTAGCCTGAGAGTAAAAAGAAGCACCATCTCCACTGACCTGTAA